Proteins from one Mercurialis annua linkage group LG7, ddMerAnnu1.2, whole genome shotgun sequence genomic window:
- the LOC126655870 gene encoding U-box domain-containing protein 19-like has protein sequence MIQNQNRSTRRILSFPAVHPCENIDPKPLIASIKDLALEICQFKSKSFCTNARNARETFRQVRNILTFIEEFPVEFDLGIHESAVLSLSELYFTLQKLRYLLEDCAREDARLFMIMKSDRVANQFRVFFRAIAAALDVLPLGLIDVSSEVKELIELVINQARKSRFEVDPDDKRVMGDIFLILGQFENGFVPDGSDLKRVLDYIGVRKWSDCNKEVKLVDSEIGYECSNEEKKGILSSLLGFLIYSRCVLFDSIDSKITQQQQFDSKCSSDLLNCINTDDFRCPISLEIMKDPVSIQTGHTYDRSSISKWFKSGNSSCPVTGKRLGSTSLVSNLVVKGLIQQFCIENGIPTGETNRKNRDITMTILAGSLAAEGAMKMVADFLADKLENGDLGARNKAAYEVRLLSKASIFNRSCLVESGVIPYLLKLLVSRDSLSQENAIAALLNLSKHSISKGVIVENRGLELIVDVLNNGLALEARQHSAATLFYLASVEEYRKLIGESTEAIPGLVQLVREGNDRARKNGLAAIYGLLIHFGNHQRVLASGVVPLLVNLLISCEKEELVTDSLAVLVSLAEKSDGAKVILCSGALAQVIGILDSSTSRAGNEQCVCLLLALCINGGSDVVEHLVKSPSLMGSLYSLLSEGTSRASKKASALIRILQEYYERSSSSSKTPILPRGRFIHALFS, from the coding sequence ATGATCCAAAACCAAAACCGGTCTACCCGTCGGATTCTCTCATTTCCGGCGGTGCATCCTTGCGAAAACATTGACCCAAAACCGCTTATTGCTTCAATTAAAGATCTAGCGCTTGAAATCTGCCAATTCAAGTCTAAATCATTCTGCACTAATGCAAGAAACGCCCGCGAAACGTTTCGTCAAGTTCGTAACATTCTCACTTTTATTGAGGAATTTCCGGTAGAGTTTGATTTGGGTATACATGAATCAGCCGTTCTCAGCTTGTCGGAGCTTTATTTCACGTTACAGAAACTTCGTTACTTGTTAGAAGATTGTGCCCGGGAAGATGCCCGTTTGTTCATGATAATGAAATCCGATCGGGTCGCAAATCAGTTCCGGGTATTTTTCCGGGCTATAGCTGCTGCTTTAGATGTTCTTCCACTTGGGTTAATTGATGTGTCTAGTGAAGTCAAGGAGTTGATTGAGCTGGTTATTAACCAAGCAAGAAAATCAAGATTTGAAGTTGACCCGGATGATAAACGGGTCATGGGTGATATTTTCTTGATTCTGGGTCAATTTGAAAACGGGTTTGTTCCTGATGGGAGTGATTTAAAGAGGGTATTGGATTACATTGGTGTCAGGAAATGGAGTGACTGTAATAAAGAGGTTAAGTTAGTGGATTCAGAGATTGGATATGAGTGTTCAAATGAAGAAAAGAAAGGCATTTTAAGTAGTTTACTGGGGTTCCTGATTTATTCAAGATGTGTTCTTTTTGATTCTATTGATAGTAAAATTACTCAACAACAGCAGTTTGATTCTAAGTGTAGCAGTGACTTGCTTAATTGCATCAACACTGATGATTTCAGATGCCCAATTTCACTAGAGATTATGAAAGATCCTGTCTCAATTCAGACAGGACATACTTATGATCGATCTTCGATCTCGAAATGGTTTAAATCTGGAAACTCTTCATGTCCTGTAACAGGGAAGAGATTAGGAAGTACAAGTTTGGTCTCGAATTTAGTGGTTAAAGGGTTGATTCAACAATTCTGTATAGAGAATGGTATTCCGACAGGAGAAACGAATCGCAAGAATCGCGATATAACAATGACTATTCTTGCAGGTAGTTTAGCAGCTGAGGGAGCTATGAAAATGGTGGCTGATTTTCTTGCTGACAAGCTAGAAAATGGAGATCTTGGAGCGAGGAATAAAGCGGCTTATGAGGTTAGGCTTCTTAGTAAAGCAAGCATTTTTAATAGGTCTTGCTTGGTGGAATCTGGTGTGATTCCATATCTATTGAAGTTATTAGTCTCTAGAGATTCTCTGTCTCAAGAGAATGCCATTGCGGCTTTACTGAATCTTTCGAAGCATTCGATAAGTAAAGGTGTAATTGTTGAGAATAGAGGATTAGAGTTGATTGTAGATGTTTTGAATAATGGACTAGCTTTGGAGGCTAGGCAACATTCTGCAGCGACTTTGTTTTACCTCGCGTCAGTTGAAGAGTATAGGAAATTGATTGGAGAGAGTACTGAGGCTATACCGGGTTTAGTACAGTTAGTTAGGGAAGGAAATGATCGCGCCAGAAAGAATGGATTGGCCGCGATCTACGGATTGCTTATACATTTCGGGAATCATCAGAGGGTTCTTGCTTCCGGGGTAGTCCCTCTGCTTGTTAATCTTTTGATATCTTGTGAAAAAGAAGAATTAGTAACAGATTCTTTAGCAGTTTTAGTTAGTCTAGCTGAAAAATCCGATGGGGCAAAAGTGATTCTTTGTTCTGGCGCCTTAGCTCAAGTTATCGGAATATTAGATTCCTCCACCTCACGGGCAGGAAACGAGCAATGTGTATGTTTGTTGCTTGCTTTATGCATCAATGGTGGCTCAGACGTGGTAGAGCATTTAGTGAAGAGCCCGTCTCTTATGGGATCATTGTATTCACTACTGAGTGAAGGCACTTCTCGAGCAAGCAAGAAAGCAAGTGCTCTCATCAGGATCCTCCAAGAATACTATGAAAGGAGTTCCTCGAGCTCGAAAACTCCGATTCTCCCTCGAGGACGGTTTATTCATGCTTTGTTTTCTTGA